One genomic window of Cupriavidus malaysiensis includes the following:
- a CDS encoding 3-hydroxyacyl-CoA dehydrogenase/enoyl-CoA hydratase family protein: MSNFIVKKVAVLGAGVMGAQIAAHLVNARVPVVLFDLPAKEGPKNGIALRAIDNLKKLSPAPLGIKDEAGLIRPANYEDDLALLGECDLVIEAIAERMDWKHDLYKKVQGALAPHAIFATNTSGLSITALSEGFDAGLKARFCGVHFFNPPRYMHLVELIPTATTQPEILDHLEAFLTTTLGKGVVRAKDTPNFIANRVGIFSILAVFAEAEKYGIPFDVVDDLTGSKLGRAKSATFRTADVVGLDTMAHVIKTMQDNLQDDPFAPVYKTPAVLKGLVDAGALGQKTGAGFYKKDGKAIKVLDAKTGQYVDSGKKADEIVVRMLKKEPAERIKLLRESSNPQAQFLWSVFRDVFHYIAVYLEQIAGSAADVDLAIRWGFGWSSGPFEDWQAAGWKQVAEWVKEDVEGGKALSKAPLPAWVFEGPVAEAQGVHTAAGSWAPATHSFAARSALPVYQRQLFRAALKGSAALDPRQAGRTVEENDAARIWVAEGQDDVLVISFKSKMNTIGPDVIDALTRAVDLAEAGYKGLVVWQPTSLQLGAPGGPFSAGANLEAAMPAFMMGGAKGIEPFVKKFQDGMMRVKYAQVPVVSAASGIALGGGCELMLHSARRVVALETYIGLVEVGVGLVPAGGGLKEAALAAARAAQAAGSTNLLQFLTNRFQAAAMAKVSASALDARKIGYLQESDPVVFNVHELLHVALQQVRALADAGYRPPVAGALVPVAGRSGIATIKASLVNLRDGGFISAHDFLIASRIAEAVCGGDVEAGSLVSEEWLLALERRAFVDLLGTAKTQERIMGMLQTGKPVRN, translated from the coding sequence ATGTCCAATTTCATCGTCAAGAAAGTCGCCGTGCTCGGTGCCGGCGTCATGGGCGCGCAGATCGCCGCCCACCTCGTCAACGCGCGCGTGCCAGTCGTGCTGTTCGACCTGCCTGCCAAGGAAGGTCCCAAGAACGGCATCGCGCTGCGTGCCATCGACAACCTCAAGAAGCTGTCTCCCGCCCCGCTGGGCATCAAGGACGAAGCCGGCCTGATCCGCCCCGCCAACTACGAGGACGATCTCGCCCTGCTGGGTGAATGCGACCTGGTCATCGAGGCGATCGCCGAGCGCATGGACTGGAAGCACGACCTGTACAAGAAGGTACAGGGCGCGCTGGCGCCGCATGCGATCTTCGCCACCAACACCTCGGGCCTGTCGATCACGGCGCTGTCCGAAGGCTTCGACGCCGGCCTCAAGGCGCGCTTCTGCGGCGTGCACTTCTTCAACCCGCCGCGCTACATGCACCTGGTGGAGCTGATTCCGACCGCCACTACGCAGCCGGAGATCCTGGACCACCTGGAAGCCTTCCTGACCACCACGCTGGGCAAGGGCGTGGTGCGAGCCAAGGACACGCCCAACTTCATCGCCAACCGCGTTGGCATCTTCTCCATCCTGGCGGTGTTCGCCGAGGCCGAGAAGTACGGCATTCCCTTCGATGTGGTCGATGACCTGACCGGTTCCAAGCTGGGCCGCGCCAAGTCGGCAACCTTCCGCACCGCCGATGTGGTGGGCCTGGACACCATGGCCCACGTGATCAAGACCATGCAGGACAACCTGCAGGATGATCCTTTCGCACCGGTGTACAAGACCCCGGCCGTGCTCAAGGGCCTGGTCGATGCCGGCGCGCTCGGCCAGAAGACCGGCGCCGGTTTCTACAAGAAGGACGGCAAGGCCATCAAGGTGCTCGACGCCAAGACCGGCCAGTACGTCGACTCGGGCAAGAAGGCAGACGAGATCGTGGTGCGCATGCTGAAGAAGGAGCCGGCCGAGCGCATCAAGCTGCTGCGTGAATCGTCCAATCCGCAGGCGCAGTTCCTGTGGAGCGTGTTCCGCGACGTGTTCCACTACATCGCGGTCTACCTCGAGCAGATCGCCGGTTCCGCCGCCGACGTCGACCTGGCGATCCGCTGGGGCTTCGGCTGGAGCAGCGGACCCTTCGAGGACTGGCAGGCGGCCGGCTGGAAGCAGGTGGCCGAATGGGTCAAGGAAGACGTCGAGGGCGGCAAGGCGCTGTCCAAGGCACCGCTGCCGGCCTGGGTGTTCGAAGGTCCGGTGGCCGAGGCGCAGGGCGTGCATACCGCGGCAGGCTCCTGGGCGCCCGCCACGCACTCCTTCGCCGCGCGCAGCGCACTGCCGGTGTACCAGCGCCAGCTGTTCCGTGCCGCGCTGAAGGGCTCGGCGGCGCTCGACCCGCGCCAGGCCGGCCGTACCGTCGAGGAGAACGACGCCGCGCGCATCTGGGTGGCCGAAGGCCAGGATGACGTGCTGGTGATCTCGTTCAAGAGCAAGATGAACACCATCGGACCGGACGTGATCGACGCGCTGACGCGCGCCGTCGACCTGGCCGAAGCCGGGTACAAGGGCCTGGTGGTATGGCAGCCGACCTCGCTGCAGCTGGGCGCGCCCGGCGGCCCGTTCTCCGCCGGCGCCAACCTGGAGGCGGCCATGCCGGCCTTCATGATGGGCGGTGCCAAGGGCATCGAGCCCTTCGTCAAGAAGTTCCAGGACGGCATGATGCGCGTCAAGTACGCACAGGTGCCGGTGGTGTCGGCGGCTTCCGGCATCGCGCTGGGCGGCGGCTGCGAGCTGATGCTGCATTCGGCACGGCGCGTGGTGGCGCTCGAGACCTACATCGGCCTGGTGGAGGTCGGCGTGGGCCTGGTGCCGGCCGGCGGCGGTCTCAAGGAAGCGGCGCTGGCGGCTGCGCGCGCGGCGCAGGCAGCCGGCAGCACCAACCTGCTGCAGTTCCTCACCAATCGCTTCCAGGCGGCGGCCATGGCCAAGGTCTCCGCGTCGGCGCTCGACGCGCGCAAGATCGGCTACCTGCAGGAATCCGATCCCGTCGTGTTCAACGTGCACGAGTTGCTGCACGTCGCGCTGCAGCAGGTGCGCGCGCTGGCCGACGCCGGCTACCGTCCGCCGGTGGCGGGCGCGCTGGTGCCGGTGGCGGGCCGCTCGGGCATCGCCACCATCAAGGCCTCGCTGGTGAACCTGCGCGACGGCGGCTTTATCTCGGCCCACGATTTCCTGATCGCCAGCCGGATCGCCGAAGCGGTGTGCGGCGGTGACGTCGAGGCGGGTTCGCTGGTCAGCGAGGAATGGCTGCTGGCGCTGGAGCGCCGCGCCTTCGTCGACCTGCTGGGCACGGCCAAGACGCAGGAACGCATCATGGGCATGCTGCAGACCGGCAAGCCGGTGCGCAACTAA
- a CDS encoding class I adenylate-forming enzyme family protein, with translation MTTAASLLEQAFTPVTDMIRQYAVERAAHPALILDERRVSYAELDAMTDRFAASLQRDGFGPGDAIALCAAGSIDYAVAFLGSLRAGVAVAPLAPSSTAAGLLGMIGNAQARLLFLDAEVSAALAPHAEQLRKLGTRRVRLDSGAAPSEAPLADWLAGPGARPQPVAIQPEWPFNIIYSSGTTGTPKGIVQSHGMRWSYAKRAGGAVYSPEAVTLVSTPLYSNTTLVSFFPALTFGGTVVLMPKFDAKRYLDLAQQHRVTHSMLVPVQYQRLMAHPDFDRYDLSSFQAKFCTSSPFAAKVKADVLRRWPGRLTEYYGMTEGGGSCELRAHDFPDKLHTVGRPVEGHDIRLIDDQGREVPHGEAGEVVGHSATMMSGYHREPGKTADAEWYDPAGKRFIRTGDMGRFDADGFLTLLDRKKDMIISGGFNVYPSDLESELREHPDVGDVAVVGVPSDAWGETPVGFVVAREGAGASEAELLSWINARLGKTQRLAALHYVESLPRSAIGKVLKRELRDGYGKRL, from the coding sequence ATGACGACGGCAGCCAGCCTGCTAGAGCAGGCCTTTACCCCGGTCACCGACATGATCCGGCAGTACGCGGTCGAGCGTGCGGCACATCCCGCGCTGATCCTCGACGAGCGGCGCGTGAGCTATGCGGAACTGGACGCGATGACGGATCGCTTCGCCGCTTCGTTGCAGCGCGACGGCTTCGGCCCCGGCGATGCGATCGCCCTGTGCGCGGCTGGCTCGATCGATTACGCCGTGGCCTTCCTCGGCAGCCTGCGCGCCGGGGTCGCCGTGGCGCCGCTGGCGCCATCGTCCACCGCCGCCGGCCTGCTCGGCATGATCGGCAACGCGCAGGCACGACTGCTGTTCCTGGATGCCGAGGTCTCGGCGGCGCTGGCGCCGCACGCGGAGCAGCTGCGCAAGCTCGGCACGCGCCGCGTGCGCCTGGACAGCGGCGCCGCGCCGTCCGAAGCGCCGCTGGCCGACTGGCTGGCCGGCCCCGGGGCCCGTCCTCAGCCGGTGGCGATCCAGCCCGAATGGCCGTTCAACATCATCTATTCCTCCGGCACCACGGGCACGCCCAAGGGCATCGTGCAGTCGCATGGCATGCGCTGGTCGTACGCCAAGCGCGCCGGCGGCGCGGTCTACAGCCCGGAGGCCGTGACGCTGGTGTCCACGCCGCTGTACTCCAACACCACGCTGGTGAGCTTCTTCCCGGCCCTGACCTTCGGCGGCACCGTGGTGCTGATGCCCAAGTTCGATGCCAAGCGCTACCTGGACCTGGCGCAGCAGCACCGCGTCACCCACAGCATGCTGGTGCCGGTGCAATACCAGCGCCTGATGGCGCATCCCGATTTCGACCGCTACGACCTGTCCTCCTTCCAGGCCAAGTTCTGCACCAGCTCGCCGTTCGCCGCCAAGGTCAAGGCCGACGTGCTGCGCCGCTGGCCGGGCCGCCTGACCGAGTACTACGGCATGACCGAAGGCGGCGGCTCGTGCGAACTGCGCGCCCATGACTTCCCGGACAAGCTGCACACCGTGGGCCGGCCGGTCGAGGGCCACGACATCCGCCTGATCGACGACCAGGGCCGCGAGGTGCCGCACGGGGAGGCCGGCGAAGTGGTCGGCCACTCGGCCACCATGATGAGCGGCTACCACCGCGAGCCGGGCAAGACCGCCGACGCGGAGTGGTACGACCCCGCCGGCAAGCGCTTCATCCGCACCGGCGACATGGGTCGCTTCGATGCCGACGGCTTCCTCACGCTGCTGGACCGCAAGAAGGACATGATCATCTCGGGCGGCTTCAACGTGTATCCGAGCGATCTCGAGTCGGAGTTGCGCGAACACCCGGACGTCGGCGACGTCGCGGTGGTCGGCGTGCCTTCCGACGCCTGGGGAGAGACGCCGGTCGGTTTCGTGGTGGCGCGCGAAGGCGCGGGTGCCTCCGAGGCGGAACTGCTGTCCTGGATCAATGCCCGGCTGGGCAAGACGCAGCGGCTGGCCGCGCTGCACTATGTCGAGTCGCTGCCGCGCAGCGCGATCGGCAAGGTGCTCAAGCGGGAGTTGCGGGACGGCTATGGCAAGCGTTTGTGA
- a CDS encoding acetyl-CoA C-acyltransferase: MMKQLQDAYIVAATRSPIGKAPKGMFKNTRPDDLLATVLRAAVAQVPGLDPALIEDAIVGCAIPEAQQGLNVARIGALLSGLPNTVGGITVNRFCASGVSAVAMAADRIRVGESDVMIAAGVESMSMVPMMGNTPSMSPAIFTRDENVGIAYGMGLTAEKVAQQWKVSREDQDAFSLASHQKAVKAQQAGEFADEITPIEISERFPDLASGEITVKNRTVALDEGPRPDTSLEGLAKLRPVFANKGSVTAGNSSQTSDGAGALILVSEKILKQFNLVPLARFVSFAVRGVPPEIMGIGPKEAIPAALKAAGLTQDQIDWIELNEAFAAQSLAVMRDLQLDPAKVNPMGGAIALGHPLGATGAIRSATVVHALRRHQLKYGMVTMCVGTGMGAAGIFERV, encoded by the coding sequence ATCATGAAACAACTGCAAGACGCCTACATCGTCGCCGCGACCCGCTCGCCGATCGGCAAGGCCCCCAAGGGCATGTTCAAGAACACCCGTCCCGACGACCTGCTGGCCACCGTGCTGAGGGCCGCCGTGGCCCAGGTGCCGGGACTCGATCCCGCGCTGATCGAAGACGCCATCGTCGGCTGCGCCATTCCCGAGGCGCAGCAGGGCCTGAACGTGGCGCGCATCGGCGCGCTGCTGTCCGGCCTGCCCAATACCGTGGGCGGCATCACCGTCAACCGCTTCTGTGCCTCCGGCGTCAGCGCGGTGGCGATGGCGGCCGACCGCATCCGCGTCGGCGAATCGGACGTGATGATCGCCGCCGGCGTGGAATCGATGAGCATGGTGCCGATGATGGGCAACACGCCGTCGATGTCGCCGGCCATCTTCACCCGCGACGAGAACGTCGGCATTGCCTATGGCATGGGCCTGACCGCCGAGAAGGTGGCGCAGCAGTGGAAGGTCAGCCGGGAGGACCAGGATGCCTTCTCGCTGGCTTCGCACCAGAAGGCCGTCAAGGCACAGCAGGCTGGCGAGTTCGCCGACGAGATCACCCCGATCGAGATCAGCGAGCGATTCCCCGACCTGGCCAGCGGCGAGATCACGGTCAAGAACCGCACCGTCGCGCTGGACGAAGGCCCGCGTCCCGACACCTCGCTCGAAGGCCTGGCCAAGCTGCGCCCGGTGTTCGCCAACAAGGGCAGCGTCACCGCCGGTAACAGCTCGCAGACCTCCGACGGCGCCGGCGCGCTGATCCTGGTCTCCGAGAAGATCCTCAAGCAGTTCAACCTGGTGCCGCTGGCCCGCTTCGTCTCCTTCGCGGTGCGCGGCGTGCCGCCGGAGATCATGGGCATCGGCCCCAAGGAAGCGATCCCCGCCGCGCTGAAGGCCGCCGGCCTGACCCAGGACCAGATCGACTGGATCGAACTGAACGAAGCCTTTGCCGCGCAGTCGCTGGCGGTGATGCGCGACCTGCAGCTGGATCCGGCCAAGGTCAATCCGATGGGCGGCGCCATTGCGCTGGGCCACCCGCTCGGCGCCACCGGGGCGATCCGCTCGGCCACCGTGGTGCATGCGCTGCGCCGCCACCAGCTGAAGTACGGTATGGTCACGATGTGCGTGGGCACCGGCATGGGTGCCGCGGGAATCTTCGAGCGCGTCTGA
- a CDS encoding enoyl-CoA hydratase, producing MSIQTRIEQGVLTIAFDRADKKNAITAAMYQAMADALREAEGDPAVRAILFCGKPEIFTAGNDLEDFAQRPPVDGADAAEAPVFQFLYQISHASKPLLAAVSGPAVGVGTTMLLHCDFVYASETARLSLPFAQLGLCPEAASSLLLPRLLGYQRAAEKLMLGEAFDAEEAYRIGLVTRVLPVGELEAFARKQAARLAALPASSLRETKRLMKGGDMAAVEARMAEEGAVFRRLLQSPEAKEAFAAFFERRKPDFTRFQ from the coding sequence ATGAGTATCCAGACCCGAATCGAACAGGGCGTGCTGACCATCGCCTTCGACCGCGCCGACAAGAAGAATGCCATCACCGCAGCGATGTACCAGGCGATGGCCGACGCGCTGCGCGAGGCCGAAGGCGATCCGGCCGTGCGCGCCATCCTGTTCTGCGGCAAACCGGAGATCTTCACCGCGGGCAACGACCTGGAAGACTTCGCACAGCGCCCGCCGGTGGACGGCGCGGACGCGGCCGAGGCCCCGGTGTTCCAGTTCCTGTACCAGATCAGCCATGCCAGCAAGCCGCTGCTGGCTGCCGTGAGCGGTCCCGCAGTGGGCGTGGGCACCACCATGCTGCTGCACTGCGATTTCGTCTACGCCTCCGAGACGGCCAGGCTGTCGCTGCCCTTCGCGCAGCTCGGCCTGTGCCCGGAGGCGGCTTCCAGCCTGCTGCTGCCGCGCCTGCTCGGCTACCAGCGCGCGGCCGAGAAGCTGATGCTGGGCGAGGCGTTCGATGCGGAAGAGGCTTATCGCATCGGCCTGGTCACGCGCGTGCTGCCGGTGGGCGAGCTGGAGGCCTTCGCGCGCAAGCAGGCCGCCAGGCTGGCCGCGCTGCCGGCCTCCTCGCTGCGCGAGACCAAGCGCTTGATGAAGGGCGGCGATATGGCCGCCGTGGAGGCGAGGATGGCCGAGGAGGGGGCGGTGTTCCGCCGCCTGCTGCAGTCGCCCGAGGCGAAGGAAGCCTTCGCAGCCTTCTTCGAGCGCCGCAAGCCGGACTTCACTCGCTTCCAGTGA
- a CDS encoding ABC transporter substrate-binding protein: MPAAGARRARGRRRLLQLALGLGTVMVLSTQFAASAQAQTKVRFQLDWRFEGPSALFLLGEQKGYYKAEKLDVSIDAGNGSGNVVNRVASGTYDMGFADMASVMEFYGNNPDAKNKPVAVMMVYNNTPAAVLALKKSAIRAPRDLAGKRLGAPVFDAGRRAFPIFAKANGLQAAAFNWQAMDPTLRETMLVRGDLDAITGFTFTSILNLNARGVKDEDIVVLPYPQYGVKMYGNAVVVSEDFLKKNPEAVRGFLRAFAKSARDVIAHPEEGVKAIKARDGIIDEKLELKRLKIALDGVVKSPDARAEGFGRISKPRLSLMASQVADAFATKGRINPDAVWTDAYLPGAAELDVLR, translated from the coding sequence ATGCCCGCTGCTGGCGCGCGCCGCGCGCGCGGGCGCCGTCGCCTGCTGCAGCTCGCCCTGGGGCTGGGCACTGTCATGGTGCTGTCGACACAATTCGCGGCATCCGCGCAGGCACAGACCAAGGTCCGCTTCCAGCTCGACTGGCGCTTCGAGGGACCGTCGGCACTGTTCCTGCTCGGCGAGCAGAAGGGCTACTACAAGGCGGAGAAGCTCGATGTGTCGATCGACGCCGGCAACGGCTCGGGCAACGTCGTCAACCGCGTGGCTTCCGGCACCTATGACATGGGCTTCGCCGACATGGCCTCGGTGATGGAGTTCTACGGCAACAACCCGGACGCGAAGAACAAGCCGGTAGCCGTGATGATGGTCTACAACAACACGCCGGCCGCGGTGCTGGCGCTGAAGAAGTCCGCCATCCGCGCGCCCAGGGACCTGGCTGGCAAGCGCCTGGGCGCACCGGTCTTCGATGCCGGCCGCCGTGCTTTCCCGATCTTCGCCAAGGCCAACGGGCTGCAGGCGGCGGCCTTCAACTGGCAGGCGATGGACCCGACGCTGCGCGAGACCATGCTGGTGCGCGGCGACCTCGATGCCATCACCGGCTTCACCTTCACCTCGATCCTGAATCTCAATGCGCGCGGCGTGAAGGACGAGGACATCGTGGTGCTGCCGTATCCGCAGTACGGCGTGAAGATGTACGGCAACGCCGTGGTGGTGTCCGAGGACTTCCTGAAGAAGAACCCCGAGGCGGTCAGGGGCTTCCTGCGTGCCTTCGCCAAGTCGGCGCGCGACGTGATCGCGCATCCGGAAGAGGGCGTCAAGGCGATCAAGGCGCGCGACGGCATCATCGACGAGAAACTCGAGTTGAAACGCCTGAAGATCGCGCTGGATGGCGTGGTCAAGTCGCCCGACGCGCGTGCCGAGGGCTTCGGCCGCATCAGCAAGCCGCGCCTGTCGCTGATGGCCTCGCAGGTAGCCGACGCCTTCGCCACCAAGGGCCGCATCAATCCGGATGCGGTCTGGACCGACGCCTATCTGCCCGGCGCGGCGGAACTGGATGTGCTGCGATGA
- a CDS encoding acyl-CoA thioesterase — translation MSHSHVVPALPAGKNPALRVVPMPADANVHGDVFGGWIMSQVDIAGSIPAVERAQGRVATVAVNSFLFKHPVFVGDLVSFYADIVKTGRTSITVSVEVYAQRMRHSNEIVKVTEATLTYVATDEERQPRVLPMP, via the coding sequence ATGAGCCATTCCCACGTCGTCCCTGCACTGCCGGCAGGCAAGAACCCCGCGCTGCGCGTCGTCCCGATGCCCGCCGACGCCAATGTCCACGGCGACGTGTTCGGCGGCTGGATCATGTCCCAGGTCGACATCGCCGGCTCCATCCCCGCGGTGGAGCGCGCCCAGGGCCGCGTGGCCACGGTGGCGGTCAACAGCTTCCTGTTCAAGCATCCGGTCTTCGTCGGCGACCTGGTGAGCTTCTATGCCGACATCGTCAAGACCGGGCGCACCTCGATCACGGTCTCGGTCGAGGTCTACGCGCAGCGCATGCGCCACAGCAACGAGATCGTCAAGGTGACGGAGGCGACGCTGACCTACGTGGCGACGGATGAAGAACGCCAGCCCCGGGTCCTGCCGATGCCGTGA
- a CDS encoding ABCB family ABC transporter ATP-binding protein/permease — protein MRRFPTSSEPAPAASHPLLPGQGARRGDWQTVRNLLPYVWHYKWRVLLALACLVTAKVANLGVPVLMKKLVDSMNIAPGDTRALLVVPVGLIVGYGLLRLSGTLFTELREILFSKVTQSAVREIALQVFRHLHGLSLRFHLERQTGGMSRDIERGTRGIQSLISYSLYSILPTLVEMALVMGFFIVRYDIWFAGITAVALAGYIVFTVVVTEWRTHFRRRMNELDSRANQKAIDSLLNFETVKYFGNEEYEARRYDENLRTYRTAAIRSQNSLSFLNFGQQAIIAVGLILILWRATVGVAAGRLTLGDLVLVNTLMIQLYIPLNFLGVIYREIKQATTDMDRMFVLLGTNQEVADAPGAPALRVAGAEVRFRDVGFGYERDRTILDGVDFTIAAGTTTAVVGHSGSGKSTLARLLFRFYDVGAGAILVDGQDIRAVSQDSLRRAIGIVPQDTVLFNDSIYYNIAYGRPEASHDEVIAAARAAQIDTFIRELPQGYDTPVGERGLKLSGGEKQRVAIARTLLKNPPILVFDEATSALDSRTEQAIQAELMRLAQDRTTLLIAHRLSTVVHADQILVMDHGRIVERGTHAELMRAGGRYAEMWEIQARSAREGEADAASGADARAIEVGDETQDA, from the coding sequence ATGAGACGCTTCCCCACATCGTCCGAGCCGGCACCGGCCGCCTCCCATCCGCTGCTGCCCGGCCAAGGCGCGCGGCGCGGCGACTGGCAGACCGTGCGCAACCTGCTGCCCTACGTCTGGCACTACAAATGGCGCGTGCTGCTGGCGCTGGCCTGCCTGGTGACGGCCAAGGTGGCGAACCTGGGCGTGCCGGTGCTGATGAAGAAGCTGGTCGACAGCATGAACATCGCGCCCGGCGACACGCGCGCGCTGCTGGTGGTGCCGGTCGGCCTGATCGTCGGTTACGGCCTGCTGCGCCTGTCCGGCACGCTGTTCACGGAGCTGCGCGAGATCCTCTTCTCCAAGGTGACGCAGAGCGCGGTGCGCGAGATCGCGTTGCAGGTGTTCCGCCACCTGCACGGCCTCTCGCTGCGTTTCCACCTCGAGCGCCAGACCGGCGGCATGAGCCGCGACATCGAGCGCGGCACGCGTGGCATACAGTCGCTGATCTCGTACTCGCTGTACAGCATCCTGCCCACGCTGGTGGAGATGGCGCTGGTGATGGGTTTCTTCATCGTGCGCTACGACATCTGGTTTGCCGGCATCACCGCCGTGGCGCTGGCGGGCTATATCGTGTTCACGGTGGTGGTGACGGAGTGGCGCACCCATTTCCGGCGCCGCATGAACGAACTGGATTCGCGCGCCAACCAGAAGGCCATCGATTCGCTGCTCAATTTCGAGACCGTCAAGTACTTCGGCAACGAAGAGTACGAGGCGCGCCGCTATGACGAGAACCTGCGCACCTACCGTACCGCGGCGATCCGTTCGCAGAATTCGCTGTCCTTCCTCAACTTCGGCCAGCAGGCCATCATCGCCGTCGGCCTGATCCTGATCCTGTGGCGCGCCACCGTCGGGGTCGCCGCCGGGCGGCTGACGCTGGGTGACCTGGTGCTGGTCAACACCCTGATGATCCAGCTGTATATCCCGCTGAACTTCCTCGGCGTGATCTACCGCGAGATCAAGCAGGCCACCACCGACATGGACCGCATGTTCGTGCTGCTCGGCACCAACCAGGAAGTCGCCGATGCACCCGGCGCGCCGGCGCTGCGCGTCGCGGGCGCCGAGGTGCGTTTCCGCGACGTCGGCTTCGGCTATGAGCGCGACCGCACCATCCTGGACGGCGTCGACTTCACCATCGCCGCCGGCACCACCACCGCCGTGGTCGGGCACAGCGGCTCGGGCAAGTCGACCCTGGCACGGCTGCTGTTCCGCTTCTACGACGTCGGCGCCGGCGCCATCCTGGTCGACGGCCAGGACATCCGCGCGGTTTCGCAGGACAGCCTGCGCCGGGCCATCGGCATCGTGCCGCAGGACACCGTGCTGTTCAACGACAGCATCTACTACAACATCGCCTACGGCCGCCCCGAGGCGAGCCATGACGAGGTCATCGCGGCCGCGCGCGCCGCGCAGATCGACACCTTCATCCGCGAGCTGCCGCAAGGCTACGACACGCCCGTCGGCGAGCGTGGGCTCAAGCTATCGGGTGGCGAGAAGCAGCGCGTGGCGATCGCGCGCACGCTGCTGAAGAACCCGCCCATCCTGGTCTTCGACGAGGCGACCTCCGCGCTCGATTCGCGTACCGAGCAGGCGATCCAGGCCGAGCTGATGCGCTTGGCGCAGGACCGCACCACGCTGCTGATCGCGCACCGCCTCTCCACCGTGGTGCATGCGGACCAGATCCTGGTCATGGACCATGGCCGCATCGTCGAGCGTGGCACCCATGCCGAACTGATGCGCGCCGGCGGCCGCTATGCGGAAATGTGGGAGATCCAGGCGCGCAGCGCGCGCGAGGGCGAGGCCGACGCGGCCTCAGGCGCGGACGCGCGCGCCATCGAGGTCGGCGACGAGACGCAGGACGCCTGA
- a CDS encoding ABC transporter ATP-binding protein, protein MLRAGAPAATATSTVATTPFVEFNRVWLAYNDELAHRGEFAVEDVSLRVEPGEFIAIVGPSGCGKSTFMKLATGLRPATRGVVKVAGEKVTGPLQQVGMAFQAPTLLPWRTTLDNVMLPLEIVEPYRSTLRARRDEYVARARELLRTVGLAGYEDKYPWQLSGGMQQRASICRALIHQPRMLLLDEPFGALDAFTREELWCVLRDLWQAQRFNVILVTHDLREAVFLADTVYVMSQRPGRILLRKEIDLPRPRDLDLTYTEPFAELVHALREKIGHVRQH, encoded by the coding sequence ATGCTGCGTGCCGGCGCGCCAGCGGCCACGGCTACCTCCACCGTCGCCACCACGCCGTTCGTCGAATTCAACCGGGTCTGGCTGGCTTATAACGACGAGCTGGCCCACCGGGGCGAGTTCGCCGTCGAGGACGTCTCGCTGCGTGTCGAGCCCGGTGAGTTCATCGCCATTGTCGGCCCGTCCGGCTGCGGCAAGTCGACCTTCATGAAGCTGGCCACCGGCCTGCGGCCGGCCACGCGCGGCGTGGTCAAGGTCGCCGGCGAGAAGGTCACGGGGCCGCTGCAGCAGGTCGGCATGGCCTTCCAGGCGCCCACGCTGCTGCCCTGGCGCACCACGCTGGACAACGTCATGCTGCCGCTGGAGATCGTCGAGCCCTATCGCTCGACCTTGCGCGCGCGCCGCGACGAGTACGTGGCGCGTGCGCGCGAACTGCTGCGCACGGTGGGGCTGGCCGGCTACGAGGACAAGTACCCCTGGCAGCTCTCGGGCGGCATGCAGCAGCGCGCCTCGATCTGCCGGGCCTTGATCCACCAGCCGCGCATGCTGCTGCTGGACGAGCCCTTCGGCGCGCTCGACGCCTTCACGCGCGAGGAACTCTGGTGCGTGCTGCGCGACCTGTGGCAGGCCCAGCGCTTCAACGTGATCCTGGTCACGCACGACCTGCGCGAAGCCGTGTTCCTGGCCGACACCGTCTATGTGATGAGCCAGCGGCCGGGCCGCATCCTGCTGCGCAAGGAGATCGACCTGCCGCGCCCGCGTGACCTCGACCTGACCTACACCGAACCCTTCGCCGAACTCGTGCACGCGCTGCGCGAGAAGATCGGCCACGTACGCCAGCACTGA